One window from the genome of Elaeis guineensis isolate ETL-2024a chromosome 5, EG11, whole genome shotgun sequence encodes:
- the LOC105046268 gene encoding uncharacterized protein gives MASPRPPQVKPLDLEITVVSAKHLKNVNWRHGDLKPYAVAYLDPDRRAATKPDDAGNTRPVWNERLSLPLPLSLIDPPLFLTLDIFHSKPSETPKPLVGTAHCSVKDLLGSDAFAVAASGVALDGSPLPIKTLELRRPSGRPQGKIRIKLAIRERPCPPPGPAYQFAPPSGYYYSTAPPPSARDYRAYSPPPPYSHPMPSQPSPYPYGNYSDPYSGYYSSTAGYYSAPPAPAPARPYYDRASVYGGPSAPVDYSSAPSSYEQKAKGGRLGMGAGLAVGAVAGALGGLALEEGLKYEEEKIAERVESDLATRDDYSDYRADY, from the coding sequence ATGGCCTCTCCGCGGCCTCCTCAGGTGAAGCCCCTCGACCTGGAGATCACAGTGGTCTCTGCGAAGCACCTCAAGAACGTGAACTGGCGTCACGGCGATCTCAAGCCCTACGCCGTCGCCTACCTCGACCCCGACAGACGCGCCGCCACCAAGCCCGACGACGCCGGCAACACCCGCCCCGTCTGGAACGAGCGCCTCTCccttcccctccctctctccctcatTGATCCCCCGCTCTTCCTCACCCTCGACATCTTCCACTCCAAACCCTCCGAGACCCCCAAGCCCCTCGTCGGCACCGCCCACTGCTCCGTCAAGGACCTCCTCGGCTCCGATGCGTTCGCCGTCGCCGCATCTGGCGTCGCCCTCGACGGATCCCCCCTGCCTATCAAAACCCTAGAACTCCGCCGTCCCTCTGGCCGCCCCCAGGGCAAGATCCGGATTAAGCTCGCGATCCGGGAGCGCCCCTGCCCACCGCCGGGCCCCGCTTACCAATTCGCCCCTCCCTCCGGCTATTACTACTCCACCGCTCCTCCACCTTCGGCCCGAGACTACCGCGCCTATTCCCCACCGCCTCCTTACAGCCACCCCATGCCATCCCAGCCGTCGCCGTACCCATACGGGAACTACTCCGATCCCTACTCTGGGTACTATTCCTCCACTGCTGGGTATTACTCCGCCCCTCCTGCCCCAGCCCCGGCCCGGCCGTACTATGATCGAGCATCGGTGTACGGTGGCCCGTCGGCGCCTGTTGACTACTCATCCGCCCCTTCTTCTTACGAGCAGAAGGCGAAGGGGGGCAGATTGGGAATGGGGGCCGGCCTGGCAGTTGGGGCGGTGGCCGGGGCACTGGGAGGGCTGGCGTTGGAAGAAGGGCTCAAGTATGAGGAGGAGAAGATTGCGGAGAGGGTGGAGAGCGATCTCGCCACGAGGGATGATTACAGCGACTATCGGGCCGACTACTAA